In one Zalophus californianus isolate mZalCal1 chromosome 10, mZalCal1.pri.v2, whole genome shotgun sequence genomic region, the following are encoded:
- the LOC113933422 gene encoding olfactory receptor 6N2: MEPHNHSSLAEFVLLGFPKVGHIRSWLFVLLLLAYLFTICGNMLTFLVIRLDAALRTPMYHFVSILSFLELWYTATTIPKMLANLLSEKKTISFAGCLLQTYFFHSLGASECYLLTAMAYDRYLAICRPLHYPAVMTPTLCGKMAAACWTCGFLCPISEVILVSQLPFCGYNEIQHIFCDFPPLLSLACKDTTTNVLVDFAINAFIILITFLFIMVSYGRIIGAILKIKTAAGRKKAFSTCASHLTVVLIFFGSIIFMYVRLKKSYSLTLDPSLAVVYSVLTPLVNPIIYSLRNKELIKAIKRTVFRKGGRASPTHH; this comes from the coding sequence ATGGAACCGCACAACCACTCGAGCTTAGCTGAGTTCGTACTCCTTGGTTTCCCCAAAGTGGGCCACATCAGGAGCTGGCTTTTTGTCCTGCTGCTGTTGGCATACCTGTTCACCATCTGTGGCAACATGCTCACCTTCTTAGTTATACGACTGGATGCAGCCCTGCGCACACCCATGTACCACTTTGTCAGTATACTCTCCTTCCTGGAGCTGTGGTATACAGCCACCACCATCCCCAAGATGCTGGCCAATCTTCTCAGCGAGAAGAAGACCATTTCTTTTGCAGGATGCCTCCTTCAGACCTACTTCTTCCACTCCCTAGGGGCCTCTGAATGCTACCTTCTTACAGCCATGGCCTATGACCGATACCTGGCCATCTGCCGGCCCCTCCACTACCCTGCAGTCATGACCCCAACACTCTGTGGCAAGATGGCTGCTGCCTGTTGGACTTGTGGCTTCCTGTGTCCCATTTCTGAAGTCATCCTGGTCTCCCAGCTCCCCTTCTGTGGCTATAATGAAATTCAACACATCTTCTGTGACTTTCCACCTCTGCTGAGCCTGGCCTGCAAGGACACAACCACTAATGTCCTCGTTGACTTTGCCATCAATGCCTTCATCATTCTTATCACCTTCCTCTTTATTATGGTTTCTTATGGAAGAATCATTGGTGCCATACTGAAGATAAAAACAGCAGCGGGGAGAAAGAAGGCCTTCTCCACCTGTGCCTCACATCTCACGGTGGTTCTCATTTTTTTTGGCAGCATCATCTTCATGTATGTGCGCCTAAAGAAGAGCTACTCTCTGACACTTGACCCGTCACTTGCTGTAGTCTACTCTGTACTGACACCACTGGTCAACCCAATTATCTACAGTCTTCGTAACAAGGAACTCATTAAGGCCATCAAGAGGACCGTCTTCCGGAAAGGGGGGAGAGCTAGTCCTACTCACCACTGA
- the LOC113932662 gene encoding LOW QUALITY PROTEIN: olfactory receptor 6N1 (The sequence of the model RefSeq protein was modified relative to this genomic sequence to represent the inferred CDS: deleted 1 base in 1 codon), which yields MDHGNWSQVTEFILGFPLLQGVQAYLFILLLLIYLTTILGNLLIILVVCLDSRLHTPTYHFVNALSLLELGYAAATVPKMLPNLLSEEKTISFSGCLLQIYFFHSLGAIECYLLTAMASDRYLAVCRPLHYATLMTSELCVKIAVGCWLGGLAGPVTEISLASGLPFCGPNRIQHIFCDFPPVLSLACTDTSINVLVDFVINSCKILATFLLTLSSYVQIIRTVLRIPSVAGKKKAFSACASHLTMVLIFYGSILFTYVRPKKDSLDCDRALAVIYSVLTPFLNPFIYSFRNKDIKEAMRRQLTSSGIWDEGGEGRPSGKAMYGDSGCRQSLQMRNQASSAFLHGTQSWAKSCLVLSADTNTILCWSHTRS from the exons ATGGACCATGGGAACTGGAGCCAGGTGACAGAGTTCATCTTGGGCTTTCCCCTCCTTCAGGGGGTCCAGGCTTACCTCTTCATCTTGTTACTTCTCATCTATCTCACCACCATCCTGGGAAACCTGCTGATAATCCTGGTGGTGTGCCTGGACTCCCGGCTCCACACCCCCACGTACCACTTTGTCAACGCCCTCTCCTTACTGGAGCTCGGCTACGCCGCTGCCACCGTCCCCAAGATGCTGCCGAACCTGCTCAGCGAGGAGAAGaccatttctttctctggatgCCTCCTGCAAATCTATTTCTTTCACTCCCTTGGGGCTATTGAGTGCTATCTCCTCACAGCTATGGCTTCTGACAGGTACTTA GCCGTCTGCCGGCCCCTCCACTAtgccaccctcatgacctcagaACTCTGTGTCAAGATTGCTGTTGGCTGTTGGTTGGGAGGCCTGGCTGGGCCGGTGACTGAAATTTCCTTAGCGTCTGGTCTCCCTTTCTGTGGCCCCAATCGCATTCAGCACATCTTTTGTGATTTCCCTCCTGTACTGAGCTTGGCTTGTACTGACACATCTATCAATGTCCTGGTGGACTTTGTTATCAATTCCTGCAAGATCCTGGCCACCTTCCTGTTGACCCTCAGCTCCTATGTCCAGATCATCCGCACCGTGCTCAGGATCCCTTCAGTTGCAGGCAAGAAGAAGGCCTTCTCCGCCTGTGCCTCCCACCTGACCATGGTTCTCATCTTCTATGGGAGCATTCTCTTCACGTATGTGCGGCCGAAGAAGGACTCGCTGGACTGTGACCGTGCCCTGGCCGTGATCTACTCCGTGCTCACGCCCTTCCTCAACCCCTTCATCTACAGCTTTCGCAACAAGGATATTAAGGAGGCCATGAGGAGGCAGCTAACGAGCTCAGGGATATGGGAtgaaggtggggagggcaggccaAGCGGGAAGGCGATGTATGGTGACTCTGGGTGTCGTCAGTCACTACAGATGAGAAATCAAGCATCGAGTGCTTTTCTGCACGGGACGCAGAGCTGGGCCAAGAGCTGCCTGGTTCTCAGTGCCGACACAAACACCATACTGTGCTGGAGCCACACACGCAGCTAG